One genomic segment of Carassius carassius chromosome 21, fCarCar2.1, whole genome shotgun sequence includes these proteins:
- the LOC132097742 gene encoding TRAF3-interacting JNK-activating modulator yields MFSTNSELDRMEGAHDKRRSPAANYEYKVEQRAVKHREISHRNNTTSCRSPTRDLDTRRIKNELHRKRQFEFFKRRPVDHGTYALLSPVPRHRYSRETLHASEHMTQTLTSIRRPLITSQNLKLQRDGINFTKQTVSMDPMDDEHDMKSDGWDVPVLNSIRLHGKTRKERVLLKDITQLSNTQKTLHSASIQTESGFVTVKEADVHQLADYLEEALQREEALKKKLSNLQKSAATLLHSTELLWKTRCDEDLLKNKIKALEAQLQVCIKKVPQDGVKKVVLKMEKQREEYEQKAMKAIHRAENEKADAQSKMEYLQGALQTAQAESEHWRRLYEELKEGSSQLKKRQDECTDQLLQLQGHLERSVEQEEMLRKHTESLQQERAELHSFISELEDENLNLREHLQELTGHNHEFWNNSTEIHEDASGLEQLLRTDSSTARQLRETEHRLRMKEKKCMELQVDLEALEQECYCYQSRLTQCREELNTLTTRQNKSRRRSCGSWLCLFLFLLLLMAVVVLAALWLYHPPAREQLRQFYSVLEQRMEDYLIQTASAQHGACFRPV; encoded by the exons ATGTTTTCAACTAATTCAGAGTTGGACAGAATGGAGGGTGCTCACGACAAAAGAAGGTCACCGGCTGCAAATTACGAGTATAAAGTGGAGCAGCGTGCAGTGAAGCACAGAGAAATCAGCCATCGGAATAACACCACATCATGTCGCAGTCCTACGAGAGATCTGGACACAAGGAGGATTAAAAATGAACTGCATCGCAAAAGACAGTTTGAGTTCTTCAAAAGAAGACCAGTGGACCATGGCACATATGCACTGTTATCTCCTGTGCCAAGGCACAGATACTCAAGGGAAACCCTGCATGCATCAGAGCATATGACGCAAACATTAACGTCAATCAGACGGCCCTTGATAACAAGTCAAAATCTAAAGCTCCAGAGAGATGGCATTAACTTTACAAAACAG ACAGTCTCCATGGATCCAATGGATGATGAACATGACATGAAATCAGATGGATGGGACGTACCAGTTCTCAATTCTATTCGGCTTCATGGGAAAACGAGAAAGGAACGAG TTCTTCTTAAAGACATCACTCAGCTCTCAAACACCCAGAAGACATTGCATAGCGCCAGCATTCAGACTGA GTCTGGATTTGTAACCGTCAAAGAAGCA GATGTACACCAGTTGGCTGACTATTTAGAA GAGGCCTTACAAAGAGAAGAGGCTCTTAAAAAGAAGCTCTCCAACCTCCAGAAGAGCGCCGCCACGTTACTGCACTCTACAGAGCTCCTGTGGAAG ACACGCTGTGATGAGGACTTGCTGAAGAATAAGATCAAAGCTTTGGAGGCCCAGCTGCAGGTTTGCATCAAG AAGGTTCCTCAGGATGGAGTGAAAAAAGTAGTGTTAAAGATGGAAAAACAGAGGGAGGAATATGAACAGAAGGCTATGAAGGCTATTCACAGGGCAGAGAATGAGAAGGCGGATGCTCAGAGTAAGATGGAGTACCTCCAG GGGGCGCTGCAGACAGCACAGGCAGAGTCAGAGCACTGGCGGAGGCTGTATGAGGAGCTGAAAGAGGGTTCGAGTCAACTGAAGAAGAGGCAGGATGAGTGCACTGATCAGTTGCTACAGCTGCAGGGTCACTTGGAG CGTTCTGTGGAACAGGAGGAGATGCTGAGGAAACATACTGAATCTCTGCAGCAGGAGAGAGCAGAGCTTCACTCCTTCATCTCAGAGCTGGAGGACGAGAACCTCAACCTGAGAGAACATCTACAGGAACTGACAG GACACAACCATGAGTTTTGGAATAATAGCACAGAAATACACGAAGACGCTTCAGGACTGGAGCAGCTCCTGCGGACAGATAGCAGCACAGCGAGACAACTGAGAGAGACTGAACATAGACtcagaatgaaagaaaaaaag TGCATGGAGCTGCAGGTGGATCTTGAAGCCCTGGAGCAAGAGTGTTACTGCTATCAGTCCCGGCTGACCCAATGCAGAGAAGAACTGAACACACTGACGACACGCCAGAACAAAAGCAGG AGACGAAGTTGTGGGTCCTGGCTCTGTCTGTTTCTCTTCCTACTGCTCCTGATGGCGGTGGTGGTGCTGGCAGCCCTGTGGTTGTATCATCCACCTGCCAGAGAGCAGCTCCGCCAGTTTTACTCCGTCCTGGAGCAGCGTATGGAGGACTACCTCATCCAGACAGCTTCAGCACAGCATGGAGCCTGCTTTAGACCTGTGTGA